One window of the Periophthalmus magnuspinnatus isolate fPerMag1 chromosome 6, fPerMag1.2.pri, whole genome shotgun sequence genome contains the following:
- the lmo2 gene encoding rhombotin-2: MTSTIERKTLEANEEPVDEVLQMPPSLLTCGGCQQSIGDRFFLKAIEQYWHEDCLSCDLCGCRLGEVGRRLYYKLGRKLCRRDYLRLFGQDGLCASCEKRIRAFEMTMRVRDKVYHLECFKCAACQKHFCVGDRYLLINSDIVCEQDIFEWTKLNGNGLV; this comes from the exons ATGACGTCCACTATAGAGAGGAAGACACTGGAGGCCAATGA AGAACCGGTGGACGAGGTGCTGCAgatgcccccctccctcctgacCTGTGGGGGATGCCAGCAGAGCATTGGGGACCGGTTCTTCTTGAAGGCCATAGAGCAATACTGGCACGAGGACTGCCTCAGCTGCGACTTGTGCGGCTGCCGACTCGGGGAGGTGGGCCGACGACTCTACTACAAACTGGGGAGGAAACTCTGCAGGAGAGATTACCTCAG ACTCTTTGGACAGGATGGGCTGTGTGCTTCCTGTGAGAAGAGGATCAGAGCATTTGAAATGACCATGAGGGTGCGAGACAAAGTATatcacctggaatgtttcaaatGTGCTGCCTGCCAAAAGCACTTCTGTGTGGGCGACCGCTACCTGCTCATCAACTCAGACATAGTGTGTGAACAGGACATCTTTGAGTGGACTAAACTCAATGGAAACGGCCTGGTATAG